A region from the Manihot esculenta cultivar AM560-2 chromosome 13, M.esculenta_v8, whole genome shotgun sequence genome encodes:
- the LOC110629269 gene encoding secreted RxLR effector protein 161-like — protein MGSKPRGVENFKAKMREIFEMSDLGMLSYYLGIEVKQRSYSITLNQAGYAEKMLEKLGLAECKPCRVPMDIRVKLSKSDGSPPVDATLYKSAIGSLRYLVNPRPDLTYPVGIVSRFMEAPTTKHLAAIKQILRYVKGTLHNGCIYNKVEEEEFKLVGYNDSDLAGDVDDRKSTTGVIYFLGQSPITWISQKQKFVALSSCKAEYIAATTGAFQGIWISRLLHELIGWKTNKFIDQA, from the coding sequence ATGGGCTCAAAGCCGAGAGGAGTGGAGAATTTCAAAGCCAAGATGAGAGAGATCTTCGAGATGAGTGATCTTGGGATGCTAAGCTACTACCTGGGAATAGAAGTCAAACAAAGGTCGTATAGCATCACCCTTAACCAGGCAGGGTATGCTGAGAAGATGCTCGAGAAGCTCGGCCTGGCTGAGTGCAAGCCATGTCGGGTTCCAATGGATATACGGGTGAAGCTGAGCAAGTCAGATGGAAGTCCTCCAGTAGATGCAACACTATACAAGAGTGCAATCGGAAGTCTAAGATATTTGGTGAACCCTCGACCCGATCTTACATATCCAGTTGGAATTGTAAGTCGCTTCATGGAAGCCCCAACAACGAAACATCTAGCAGCCATAAAACAAATATTGCGTTATGTGAAAGGCACCTTACATAATGGGTGCATATATAACAAGGTGGAAGAGGAGGAGTTCAAGCTAGTAGGCTATAACGACAGTGACTTAGCTGGAGACGTAGATGATCGGAAAAGCACAACAGGGGTAATCTACTTCCTCGGCCAAAGTCCTATCACCTGGATTTCTCAGAAGCAGAAATTCGTAGCCTTATCCTCGTGTAAAGCCGAGTATATTGCTGCAACAACAGGAGCTTTTCAAGGCATATGGATTAGTAGGCTGTTACATGAATTGATCGGTTGGAAAACAAACAAGTtcattgatcaagcataa